GTTCAGGATGCTACCGGCTCAGCACTTAAAGCTATTCAATGTCTCGTTAAATATACAATTGATGCGGTAAGATGATAAATCCCTTTTGTTGAAAGTGAGTATCAAAAGTGAAGGCATTAGTAATTTTTAAATCTTCCATAATAGCAAAACTGGGACAGTCAGTGTAACTAAAGTCTTTATCCAGATATTTTTTAAATATATCCCATGCCTTTTTCTCATAGTATTTGGAAACATGAACAATTTCGATTATTTTACTTGTCTGAATATGGGTGCCAAAGGTAAGAGCAATTTGTTTCCCAAGTTTCTTTTGCAAAAAGGTATAGGTTTCATCCAGGACATAGGTAGAAGTAAAGAGAGTAAATCTTTCCCTGACAAGTACAT
This is a stretch of genomic DNA from bacterium. It encodes these proteins:
- a CDS encoding PIN domain-containing protein, which encodes MRKLFIDTSAFYSLEDKYDQNHHQAIEFRENVLVRERFTLFTSTYVLDETYTFLQKKLGKQIALTFGTHIQTSKIIEIVHVSKYYEKKAWDIFKKYLDKDFSYTDCPSFAIMEDLKITNAFTFDTHFQQKGFIILPHQLYI